The sequence TGTTGAGATAGAGAGTAAAGAAAACCATAAATACCATGTTATAAAATCACCCCTTGTTGGAACATTTTACAGAGCACCTTCTCCCGGAGCACCACCCTTTGTTGAAGAAGGGGATACAGTATCAAAAGGGCAGGTTCTATGTATAATAGAAGCCCTTAAAGTAATGAATGAGATAGAAAGCGATATTAATGGAAAAGTAGTAAAAATCCTTGTTGAAAACGGACAGCCAGTTGAATATGGACAGGAACTTTTTTATATAGAACCATTATAAAGGGGTAAAAGATAGTGAAAGAGATAAACAGCA comes from Persephonella sp. and encodes:
- the accB gene encoding acetyl-CoA carboxylase biotin carboxyl carrier protein gives rise to the protein MDKELIFEIIEKIKGTKIEEVEFENEKGRIKIKQYVGPKKEIVASAPQPVVEVKEEIKAPSTVEIESKENHKYHVIKSPLVGTFYRAPSPGAPPFVEEGDTVSKGQVLCIIEALKVMNEIESDINGKVVKILVENGQPVEYGQELFYIEPL